The proteins below come from a single Aegilops tauschii subsp. strangulata cultivar AL8/78 chromosome 6, Aet v6.0, whole genome shotgun sequence genomic window:
- the LOC109766587 gene encoding probable cinnamyl alcohol dehydrogenase yields MGSVDASETTVTGWAARDATGHLSPYRYTLRKTGPEDVVLKVKYCGICHTDVHQVKNDLGASKYPMVPGHEVVGEVVEVGPEVSKFRAGDVVGVGVIVGCCRDCRPCKANVEQYCNKKIWSYNDVYTDGKPTQGGFASAMVVDQKFVVKIPAGLAPEQAAPLLCAGVTVYSPLKHFGLMTPGLRGGILGLGGVGHMGVKVAKSMGHRVTVISSSNKKRAEAMDDLGADAYLVSSDTDQMAAAADSLDYIIDTVPAKHPLEPYLALLKMDGKLVLMGVIAEPLSFVSPMVMLGRKTITGSFIGSMDETEEVLQFCVDKGLTSQIEVVKMDYVNQAFERLERNDVRYRFVVDVGGSNIEDAA; encoded by the exons ATGGGCAGCGTCGACGCCTCCGAGACGACGGTCACCGGGTGGGCCGCCAGGGACGCCACCGGCCACCTCTCCCCCTACAGATACACCCTCAG GAAAACAGGACCTGAAGACGTGGTGTTGAAGGTTAAGTACTGCGGCATCTGCCACACTGACGTCCACCAGGTCAAGAACGACCTCGGTGCTTCGAAGTACCCCATGGTCCCAGG GCATGAGGTGGTTGGCGAGGTGGTGGAGGTCGGGCCGGAGGTGAGCAAGTTCCGGGCCGGCGACGTGGTGGGCGTGGGGGTGATCGTGGGGTGCTGCCGCGACTGCCGGCCGTGCAAGGCCAACGTCGAGCAGTACTGCAACAAGAAGATCTGGTCGTACAACGACGTCTACACCGACGGCAAGCCGACGCAGGGCGGCTTCGCCTCCGCCATGGTCGTCGATCAGAA GTTCGTGGTGAAGATCCCCGCCGGGCTggcgccggagcaggcggcgccGCTGCTGTGCGCGGGGGTGACGGTGTACAGCCCGCTGAAGCACTTCGGGCTCATGACCCCGGGCCTCCGCGGCGGGATACTGGGCCTGGGCGGCGTGGGCCACATGGGCGTGAAGGTGGCCAAGTCCATGGGCCACCGCGTGACGGTGATCAGCTCGTCCAACAAGAAGCGGGCCGAGGCCATGGACGACCTGGGCGCCGACGCGTACCTCGTCAGCTCCGACACCGACCagatggccgccgccgccgactcgCTGGACTACATCATCGACACCGTGCCCGCCAAGCACCCGCTGGAGCCCTACCTGGCGCTGCTCAAGATGGACGGCAAGCTGGTGCTGATGGGCGTGATCGCGGAGCCGCTCAGCTTCGTGTCCCCCATGGTGATGCTGGGGAGGAAGACCATCACGGGCAGCTTCATCGGGAGCATGGACGAGACGGAGGAGGTGCTCCAGTTCTGCGTCGACAAGGGGCTCACCTCGCAGATCGAGGTCGTCAAGATGGACTACGTCAACCAGGCGTTCGAGAGGCTCGAGCGCAACGACGTGCGCTACCGCTTCGTCGTCGACGTCGGCGGGAGCAACATCGAGGACGCCGCCTGA